AGTCTGTCAGACAGGAATTGCATGCAATGCATCCAGATGACTCTCATATAGTTGTTCTCAAGCATAATGTATGGCGTGTAAAGGGTTTGATACAGGTAAAGTCCGGGCATAAGTGGCAGTAAATGTGTGTCGTTTACCACGTTCTATTGTGGCATAGAGTGCGTATTTCATTTCTTCTCATTGCCAACCGATGTTGTCTAATACTAGAGATCACTAACTTCTCATTGGCCTTTTCTTGAAAAGATAAATGAAGCTATAGCTGACTTGTAAAAATTTTGTTATTGTTTTGCTTAATGCATCCCAATAATAGTTTGTCTTTCTAGTTATCTCGTTTATGAGCAAGAGGAGAATTAGTTGTGCCTTTTGGATGTTTTCATCAGCTTCCTGTGTCTTTCAGGTTTCCTATAGAAAATTGTCAATAGACACAAGGCAACAGAAAACATAACTCTTCTGATAGCATTACCGGTCATATATCTCCATTACAATGTCAGGTGGTAGAGATGACATTGGATCTCCTTTGGCTGCTATAGGTTTCTCATTAAAGTAAATgtataaaagaggaaaaaggaggCTGTTTAAGTCCATAGCTCAATCAAAGTTAATGAAAGTAAATCAGCAGAGCCAACCTGAACCACTGAGCTTCATAAAAAGCTATCGCTTCTGTTTCAGATGAAACTTGTTTGAGTAGTTTCTGATTTGTTTTTGCTATTTTGGCCATCAAAATTCAGCTTGTTTTGTGTAGAGCAATCAATTTGTCACTCTAAATATAGTAAGCTAGTGCCACATGGTTTCTGTGTCCAGCAATGACATTATATACATCGCATGCATGGTGAATCTTCTTAAAATAGAAGTCATGTTCGAAAAGCCTCTAAGAAGTTATGCATGATGGATCCTATTTACCATAATTTATTAATCAAATCTTACCTAATTTTATCACATTGAATGTACCAAAGTGCTTGAATCCTCATTTTGAGAGAAAGGTCtttgaagaaagaaagaaaggagtaAAGACAGAACACATACAATATGGTCTGCTTTTGAGAATCCTTAggcattttccttttatttacttGCTTCTCTGTCCATCGCAGTTCTTAACCCATCCAGACATGCTGGATGAAATCCCATTTCTTtgtaatttattaatttgacAATAGCAGTTTTTTTTGTACATTTTTTTATCAGATGCTCAAGTTTTTTAGTGTTTTCATATTGACATACTGTTTTTTTTCTGCATGGTTTTCTCATTTTGGGCTCACAATATAGCTGcgaaatgagaaaaaaaaaaagaagcaaaattttgtttagatGGAAAGTATTTGAAAGGCCTAAGTTTTAAATTTCTAATAGCTCCATTTGTCAAGAGTCCTTTTCAGGAACATGCACTTTTTAATCTCTGATGTATCTACCCTGTACTTTGTTGTTATGAAATGTATAGTAAATTGTAGCTGTCAACGTGCATTATTTTCTGGGTTGTACATTATGATTCCCTACAAGTTATGCTTTCCTAACTGTCAAAATTTAATTATTGTAGGTTTCAAGATCAATTGGTGATGTGTATCTTAAAAGGGCGGAATTCAATAGGGAGCCCTTATATGCTAAGTTTCGTCTCCGAGAACCTTTCAAAAGGCCTATATTAAGCTCTGAACCAGCAATAACTGTTCATGAACTCCAGCCACATGATCAGTTTCTCATATTTGCTTCTGATGGTCTCTGGGAACACCTAAGCAATCAGGAGGCAGTGGATATAGTGCAAAATCATCCCCGCAGCGTAAGATCTTGAGCCTACATGTCTATCTAGCATATATGTTTTTATTTCCCTCAAAAACTGGACTAATTTCTCATCCACAATAGGAAATCAAATGAGTCTTGAATATTTAGTTTGAAGAAGTTGTGTTTCCCCATTGCAGTAAGATTTTGACATTTAAAGGTTCCGGGTCCAAAATTGTGGGTTCTATAGATTACAAAAGAAGATCAGTTTGTTTACCTATGTACTCATTTGCGTTGTTCTTTCTTGTGTGCAATTTAAAAGTTctggctctgtttggattcctcattttttgaaacaaatttttcatatacaatgctacagtaatacacaaacaaaaacaactccaaaaacacctcacatccatacaatatatcaaaaacaactccaaatatataaaaaaataaaatctacaccattttcttcttccatcTATCACCACCACCATCCCCTATCTCCTCtttcctctccctctctcttcctCCTCTCTTACTGTTCCCTTCCCCTTTCTCACCACACCCCACTGCTCCCCTTCCCAAAAATCTGGCCTCGATCCGGGTGAGGCATGGCTGGAAAAGGGAAGAGAAGGGGAAGGAAGGAGGGGAGGAAAAAAACGGAGGAAGAAGATGGGAGgaggggaggaggaggaagaaagagagggaggaggaagagggaggGGGAATAAAGAGAGGGAGGAGAAGGGAAAGGGTGGTGGGTGGTGAtggtaatttttaaaaaataccaaaaaaatttttaaactttaaaaatacTCCAAAATATATCCCAAAAACACCTTCaaaaacatctacagtaaaaagtttttcatatacaatgttatagtaaaatatttcaaaaacactctTGTAATGCATGGTCTCGTGACTTTGGTGCTTGATTAGCATAACCTTGTTATGTCCAATCCATTGTTCTGTATCATAAGTTTGACCTCCAACctgtgtttttaaactcggaccggacagGGCAGTCGAACCGGGAACCGAACAAGTGTCCGGTCCGAGTTACTCTAAAAAATCAGGTGTATAAAAACTCAGTCAAAAACTGGATTTGACCGGCAAACCGGATGAACCGGTTTGATGtcaagggttttttttttttttttttgaaaaggtcaacattttcaatattatgttttggcccctaggttgttaaaaattatgaatatatctcaaatatttcatactttataattGTTGTTctaaagtttggtgttatttttcaatcaaatccataattttaattctaaacttgttaatgttcatttaataatataaattgctacttgatcattctaatttctttgtattttcttattaaatatatttgaaacatcaaatatatatgaatatacatttattaatattaacatacTCTTAAGgattttacatataatattttaatttttaaataatttttagttATGACATTATCCGGTTCAACCCGAATCGAACCCGATCTAACCCATTGACTCCTAAGCTCGACCAAGTCGATGGCCGGTCCGACTCTGAAAACATAGCCTCCAACAGCCTCAGAATGcatttttaaaccaaaaagctTCTCAGCCAGTGCATgtaaatgcattttttttctgcCTGTTTTGGTTCTATTTGATTATATTTATTGCTGCATAAGAAAGCAAGTTTTGCATTTTGCATCAGGGGTCCCAAAACCTTAGGGTGTGCATTGTGGGTAAGGGCAGAGGTAGGGTGTTTAATTCTTGGTTAATCCTTGAGAGCAAGTCGAATCCCAGTTTGGTAAGGATGGATGCGTTTAGTGAACCCTACAGTTCCCAGCTGCTGGTTTTCAACTGGAAATTGAAAACAGAAAAGCAAATGAGTAAATTCATATTTATTGACCTCCAGCTTGTTTAATTATCAGAGAGGAATTTTTGTACTTGAAAAGTTTAATAGATAGATTTGCAAACATTTCAAAGCTTGTTGAGTGtcttattatttattataaaattatcattttttttgggagggGAGGGGTTGGATAGAAGCTTAGAGACGTGGGAGTGTCGAAATGGGAATCCGTTGCTATTGGTTGAGATCCATGGTCTGTATGAACTCTCTGAACCTGAGCCTTGGGATAAGAGAGTTGCATGAAAAGCGTGAGATTGTGTCTATCAACTGATTTTTCATTCATGCAGGGTATTGCTCGGAAGCTGGTAAAGGCTGCATTGCAAGAAGCAGCCAAGAAAAGAGAGATGAGGTACTCTGACCTGAAGAAGATAGATCGTGGAGTTCGACGGCATTTTCATGATGACATTACGGTCATAGTTGTTTTCCTAGATTCGAATCTTGTGAGTAGAGCCAGCACTTTGAGAGGCCCCACGTTGTCCCTAAGAGGTGGTGGTATCAACGTGCCGGCGAAAGCTTTGGCTCCAACACAACTCGGTAGTGCATGAAATCTACATCTGTTGTATACTCTGCTGTGTCCTTCTGGAACTTCATGTGACCATCTTATGGTAGATTAAGAGAGACTGGAGAAGGTGCGGCACTAATTTAATTTTTACCCCCCGTGTAAAATTGTAACGTTGACTTGGAACTGGTGTTTTGTTTAGTTTATGATCAGTAAAAAAGAGTGAAAGGATAAGGAAGTAAAGGAGACCTTGAAATTTACTGTAGAGATTCTTTCTTGAGGATTATCGTTTCAGCTTATATTCATTTTCCTTCCCTTGCCCGCCTCTTTTTTGAAGTGTATCATGTAAATGGTGTAAAACTGAATCCTCTTGAAATCAAAAGATTGTTTGTCTTGTTACAGCTTGTGATTCATCATCTCAGATGACAAAGTTATGGTTACTGTAGCCTTAGGGGACTACAACTGCATGTACCTCGTAATACATGGTGTTGGGCGAGATAAATTCGGCTTTTCAGGCATGGAGAATGGATTTTACATCTAGAGAGGATTTGGTCCTTTTGGAATGATAAGTGCAGGTTTATGACCAAGTTAAATGATGAGCGGCGAAGAATATGATCAGGCTGATCCCCAAGAGTTATCAGTTCGGGCGGTATGGTAAGCAGACGGATGCCGCCCAGCTTTAGGTTTTCTTCTTTGTTATTCTTCCTCTTTCACTAGAATCTAGTCAATTATAATAACTTAGACCCTTGAACGAATATACAAGTAAGTACATGTGTTCTGATTAATTGGTGATCTTTGGGTAGATAGGGTAAAGCAACAAGGATAAGGTATTCAAGCATGGTTAGCCATCTCAGTCGAGTCCGACAAAACTCAGTCAAGTCATCATTGGAACAGAGGAATTGTTACGATATTGATCTCTAAATTGCAAATAAATCTTGCGGTGGCTCGCTCTGACTTGGTTGATATTGGACAAGTCAAAGCCAAGTCAAAACTGAAATCGACATAAATCTTCGAGTCCACTTGGGAATCAAACAAAGGCAGACAAAAATTTGCAGAAACAGAGTTATGCAACAAATTGGTGCTACTCCAATGGTTCACAACAACAATTGCCTTTCATCATATCTCTAttgttttacctttttttttttttaagcttttATTG
This sequence is a window from Coffea eugenioides isolate CCC68of chromosome 7, Ceug_1.0, whole genome shotgun sequence. Protein-coding genes within it:
- the LOC113777701 gene encoding probable protein phosphatase 2C 46 isoform X1, whose protein sequence is MLSRLIEFLKACCRPSSDRCAHSGSDTAGRQDGLLWYKDTGQHLIGDFSMAVVQANNLLEDQSQIESGSLSLLDSGPYGTFVGVYDGHGGPETSRYINDHLFQHLKRFASEQSSMSVDVIRKAFQATEEGFLSVVSKNWPMKPQMAAVGSCCLVGVICGGTLYIANLGDSRAVLGRVVRATGEVLAIQLSNEHNASIESVRQELHAMHPDDSHIVVLKHNVWRVKGLIQVSRSIGDVYLKRAEFNREPLYAKFRLREPFKRPILSSEPAITVHELQPHDQFLIFASDGLWEHLSNQEAVDIVQNHPRSGIARKLVKAALQEAAKKREMRYSDLKKIDRGVRRHFHDDITVIVVFLDSNLVSRASTLRGPTLSLRGGGINVPAKALAPTQLGSA
- the LOC113777701 gene encoding probable protein phosphatase 2C 60 isoform X2, with the translated sequence MLSRLIEFLKACCRPSSDRCAHSGSDTAGRQDGLLWYKDTGQHLIGDFSMAVVQANNLLEDQSQIESGSLSLLDSGPYGTFVGVYDGHGGPETSRYINDHLFQHLKKQSSMSVDVIRKAFQATEEGFLSVVSKNWPMKPQMAAVGSCCLVGVICGGTLYIANLGDSRAVLGRVVRATGEVLAIQLSNEHNASIESVRQELHAMHPDDSHIVVLKHNVWRVKGLIQVSRSIGDVYLKRAEFNREPLYAKFRLREPFKRPILSSEPAITVHELQPHDQFLIFASDGLWEHLSNQEAVDIVQNHPRSGIARKLVKAALQEAAKKREMRYSDLKKIDRGVRRHFHDDITVIVVFLDSNLVSRASTLRGPTLSLRGGGINVPAKALAPTQLGSA